From the genome of Candidatus Nitrosocosmicus oleophilus, one region includes:
- a CDS encoding DedA family protein — protein sequence MDIINIITSLVSSYGYLGIFIAAFAETMFPPIPSELIFPLAGFVGFQSNFTYVETFFMAAAGAVGATIGAIVIYFISFKIGRIAIIKIGKYVFVSEKKIESAEKWFEKYGIYAVFLGRMAPGVRELISVPAGIARMPFAKFVIFTFLGSLVWSLILVFSGYFLGNSWDSLSEALSKYFPIISVVTLLSIGIVITCYVLISKRKKGIKN from the coding sequence GTGGATATCATTAATATTATAACATCTCTTGTTTCCTCTTATGGATATCTCGGAATATTCATAGCTGCATTTGCTGAAACTATGTTTCCACCTATCCCAAGTGAGCTAATATTTCCTCTTGCAGGATTCGTAGGGTTCCAATCTAATTTTACTTATGTGGAGACATTCTTTATGGCTGCTGCGGGGGCTGTAGGTGCTACAATCGGGGCTATAGTCATTTATTTTATTTCTTTCAAAATAGGAAGAATTGCTATTATCAAGATTGGAAAGTATGTTTTCGTAAGTGAGAAAAAGATAGAATCTGCAGAAAAATGGTTTGAAAAATATGGCATTTATGCTGTATTCCTAGGGCGGATGGCTCCAGGGGTTAGAGAATTAATTAGTGTCCCAGCCGGGATAGCTCGAATGCCTTTTGCAAAATTCGTAATTTTTACGTTTCTTGGATCTCTCGTATGGAGCTTAATATTGGTTTTTTCAGGTTACTTTCTGGGAAATTCATGGGATAGCTTGTCAGAAGCACTTTCAAAGTATTTTCCAATCATCTCTGTTGTTACGTTGCTCTCAATAGGTATAGTAATTACATGTTATGTGCTTATCAGCAAAAGGAAGAAAGGTATAAAAAACTAA
- the purD gene encoding phosphoribosylamine--glycine ligase, protein MHDYENILIVGSGGREHALGWKISQNNNVKKVVYANGNGGTHQNIQILPTEIDKLVQYAKEKELFTVVGPEVPLSLGIVDTFNFYDLPIFGPTKSAARLETSKEFSKQFMNRHSIPTSEFKVFTDAEKAIDYVERINFNAVIKADGLAAGKGVFVSNNKTEAIDAIDQLLNKKIFGPASEKIIVEKKITGEEVSLMAICDGETFMIMDTCRDHKRVFDDDLGPNTGGMGSYSPVSEISESDLDYISDKVFKPAVNGMQAEGNPFQGFLYAGIMIEKQTGKPFVLEFNARMGDPECQPLMMRMQSDLFEYIKAAENKSLDSMQPIMWKDKFSTCVIMTSKGYPDKYETGYTIRGLGKQPENEIMIFHSGTKLNQDNELVTSGGRVLGITSLGKSIDEAMNKSYQIVREISWGDNQQHYRTDIGRKGLNSDR, encoded by the coding sequence ATGCATGATTACGAGAATATACTAATCGTAGGTTCGGGGGGTAGAGAACATGCTCTGGGTTGGAAGATTTCTCAAAATAATAATGTGAAAAAAGTAGTATATGCAAACGGGAATGGTGGGACTCATCAAAATATTCAGATATTACCTACTGAAATAGACAAACTAGTACAATATGCTAAAGAAAAGGAATTATTTACTGTTGTTGGTCCAGAGGTACCATTATCATTAGGAATAGTCGATACGTTTAATTTTTACGATTTACCCATTTTTGGTCCAACAAAAAGCGCAGCTCGACTAGAAACCAGTAAAGAATTTTCAAAGCAGTTCATGAATCGTCATTCTATTCCAACTAGCGAGTTCAAAGTATTTACTGACGCCGAAAAAGCTATAGATTATGTTGAGAGAATTAACTTTAATGCGGTAATAAAAGCTGATGGACTAGCAGCAGGAAAAGGAGTTTTTGTAAGCAACAATAAAACAGAAGCCATAGATGCGATTGACCAGTTGCTGAATAAGAAAATTTTTGGCCCTGCATCCGAAAAAATCATCGTGGAGAAGAAGATAACAGGAGAAGAGGTTTCCCTTATGGCCATTTGTGACGGAGAAACTTTCATGATTATGGATACCTGCAGAGATCATAAGAGAGTTTTTGACGACGATCTGGGCCCTAATACAGGAGGTATGGGCAGTTATTCACCTGTTTCTGAAATAAGTGAAAGTGATTTGGATTATATTTCAGATAAAGTCTTTAAGCCTGCTGTCAACGGAATGCAAGCTGAGGGTAATCCATTTCAGGGCTTTCTTTATGCTGGAATAATGATTGAAAAACAGACCGGCAAACCATTTGTTTTGGAATTCAATGCGAGGATGGGAGACCCTGAGTGTCAACCGCTAATGATGAGAATGCAATCTGACTTGTTTGAGTACATAAAGGCAGCAGAAAATAAATCATTGGATTCCATGCAGCCTATTATGTGGAAGGACAAGTTTTCTACATGTGTCATAATGACATCTAAGGGATATCCTGACAAGTACGAAACCGGATACACAATAAGAGGTTTGGGTAAGCAACCTGAGAATGAAATTATGATATTTCATTCCGGGACAAAACTAAACCAAGATAATGAACTTGTTACTTCAGGAGGACGAGTATTGGGTATAACATCACTGGGCAAGTCAATTGATGAAGCAATGAATAAATCCTATCAAATAGTGCGAGAAATATCATGGGGTGATAATCAACAGCATTATAGAACCGATATTGGCAGAAAAGGCTTGAACTCTGATAGATGA
- a CDS encoding CBS domain-containing protein, protein MLPRLDYIKQARLKLGVTQKKLAILCGISTSMVNQIESGRCKPSYDTAKRIFEILLSMESDASIKAGDICNRDLITIQSEESLSIAILKMRDHSISQMPVFNGTRLVGILTEDDLAKIMIENNDKDIHLVKIGSVMEPPPPLVDESTPAKALVSLVRFAKCVLVSEQGNVIGIITLTDTLKIVELT, encoded by the coding sequence ATGCTACCTAGACTTGATTATATCAAACAGGCCAGACTGAAATTAGGAGTGACCCAGAAGAAATTAGCTATATTATGCGGGATAAGTACTTCTATGGTAAATCAAATCGAGTCAGGAAGATGTAAGCCAAGTTACGATACTGCCAAGAGAATATTTGAAATATTGCTCTCGATGGAGAGCGATGCATCTATAAAAGCTGGCGATATATGCAATAGAGATCTCATAACTATTCAAAGTGAAGAATCATTGAGTATAGCAATTCTAAAAATGCGTGATCACAGTATCAGTCAAATGCCAGTCTTCAATGGAACTAGATTGGTTGGCATATTAACTGAGGATGATCTAGCCAAAATAATGATAGAAAATAATGATAAAGACATACACTTGGTAAAAATTGGCTCAGTCATGGAGCCACCACCACCTCTTGTAGATGAATCTACACCTGCAAAAGCACTAGTTTCATTAGTACGATTTGCTAAATGTGTATTAGTTAGTGAGCAGGGTAATGTGATCGGTATAATCACATTAACTGATACACTAAAGATTGTAGAACTAACTTGA
- a CDS encoding bifunctional 5,10-methylenetetrahydrofolate dehydrogenase/5,10-methenyltetrahydrofolate cyclohydrolase, protein MTAKIIDGLAVSNHVKENLRNEISGLATKGVIPCLATIIVGSDPPSLVYINNKQKAANSIGIRTLDYRLDGEISQKELITLIEKLNLDSTVHGILIQLPLPDHLDQYQIINKVDPKKDVDGLTYINSGLLLNNKTNLIPCTPLGIMELFRFYGIQLDGAHSLIINRSNLVGKPLASLLLRKNSTVTISHSHTKNLKHFSQNADIIITAVGNRDSFVLTPDMVKYGSTIIDVGTNRVNGKLCGDVDFEKVKEKAGFITPVPGGVGPMTICMLLRNTVEASKAYAK, encoded by the coding sequence TTGACAGCTAAGATAATAGATGGATTAGCGGTATCTAATCACGTCAAAGAAAATCTAAGAAATGAAATATCTGGACTAGCAACCAAAGGTGTGATACCTTGTCTGGCTACAATTATTGTTGGATCCGATCCGCCTTCATTGGTTTATATTAACAACAAACAAAAAGCTGCCAATTCGATAGGGATACGGACTCTTGATTATCGATTAGATGGTGAAATCTCACAGAAAGAATTGATCACATTAATTGAAAAACTTAACCTAGACTCTACTGTTCATGGCATATTAATACAATTACCATTACCAGATCATCTGGATCAATATCAGATAATCAACAAAGTGGATCCTAAGAAAGATGTTGATGGTTTAACATATATCAATTCTGGTTTGTTACTTAATAATAAAACAAATCTAATACCATGTACCCCTCTCGGGATAATGGAATTATTCAGGTTTTATGGTATTCAATTGGATGGGGCACATTCATTGATTATTAACCGAAGTAATTTGGTAGGAAAGCCTTTGGCATCATTGTTATTAAGGAAAAATTCTACTGTTACTATTTCTCACTCTCACACCAAGAATCTCAAACATTTCTCCCAAAACGCAGACATAATAATTACCGCTGTAGGAAATAGGGATTCGTTTGTATTAACTCCTGACATGGTCAAATACGGCTCAACAATAATTGATGTCGGAACAAATAGAGTGAATGGTAAACTTTGCGGGGATGTGGATTTTGAAAAGGTAAAGGAAAAGGCCGGCTTCATCACTCCCGTGCCTGGTGGGGTTGGCCCCATGACCATATGCATGCTTTTGCGGAACACAGTCGAGGCTTCCAAGGCATACGCAAAGTAA
- a CDS encoding sulfide-dependent adenosine diphosphate thiazole synthase: MDKKIFADVSEKEITRSIASMFFETIQEYSDSDVIILGAGPAGLSAGREIAKSGARTLIIEQNNYLGGGYWVGGYMMNPVTVRAPAQKVWDELGVPYRKINENLYAAWGPDACSKLISATCDSGVRFLQLTKFDDLVLKNKKVCGVVINWMPVSALPRNITCVDPVAFESKIVIDATGHDSVAVKRLMQRGLVDWKGMNPMWVEGGEDGVVHSTGEVYPGLIAAGMSVTETFGLPRMGPTFGSMLLSGRKAGELAVAKLKNVTDSPRIKVKIK; this comes from the coding sequence ATGGATAAGAAAATATTTGCAGATGTGAGTGAAAAGGAGATTACTCGTTCCATTGCTTCTATGTTTTTTGAAACTATTCAAGAATACAGCGATTCTGATGTTATAATCTTGGGAGCAGGACCAGCAGGGTTATCAGCTGGGAGAGAAATCGCAAAAAGCGGAGCTAGAACCCTGATAATTGAACAAAATAATTATCTTGGGGGTGGCTATTGGGTAGGTGGGTACATGATGAATCCAGTCACAGTGAGAGCGCCAGCCCAAAAAGTTTGGGACGAATTAGGAGTTCCCTATAGGAAAATCAATGAAAATTTGTATGCCGCTTGGGGTCCTGATGCCTGCTCTAAATTAATATCGGCAACCTGTGATTCTGGAGTAAGATTTTTGCAGTTGACCAAATTTGATGATCTTGTTTTGAAAAACAAAAAGGTATGTGGGGTGGTCATAAACTGGATGCCAGTATCTGCACTGCCTAGAAATATTACTTGTGTTGATCCAGTCGCCTTTGAGAGTAAGATAGTAATCGACGCTACAGGTCACGATTCTGTGGCAGTAAAACGATTAATGCAAAGAGGTCTGGTTGATTGGAAAGGTATGAATCCAATGTGGGTAGAAGGTGGTGAAGACGGAGTTGTTCATTCAACAGGAGAAGTCTACCCAGGATTAATCGCTGCTGGTATGTCTGTGACTGAAACTTTTGGACTACCGCGAATGGGCCCCACTTTTGGATCAATGCTATTGTCAGGTCGAAAAGCAGGCGAATTAGCAGTAGCCAAATTGAAAAACGTAACGGATTCTCCGAGAATCAAAGTCAAAATCAAGTAA
- a CDS encoding 5-formyltetrahydrofolate cyclo-ligase: protein MVHSKEILRKKYLLIRKNLPYYDCYIKSMSAQQRFLGSKYFSESKVIGLYYPILNEVQTFQIMSQAVLNLKTVCLPTIVDEQISFFKYDPTKSLKVGKYGIMEPETSSENMNHLLDIVITPGVVFDVTGNRIGYGKGYYDKFFNSIGFQNMTLVGLGYDFQLILEKIICNDQDVKMNTLISEKRMINVN from the coding sequence ATGGTACATTCAAAAGAAATCTTGCGAAAGAAATATCTCCTGATACGAAAAAACTTGCCTTATTATGATTGCTACATAAAAAGTATGTCTGCTCAACAAAGGTTCCTTGGTTCAAAGTACTTTTCAGAAAGTAAAGTTATTGGCCTGTATTATCCTATTTTAAATGAAGTCCAAACCTTTCAAATAATGTCTCAAGCCGTTTTGAATTTAAAGACAGTATGTCTACCTACAATTGTAGATGAGCAGATTAGTTTTTTCAAATACGATCCAACTAAGAGCCTTAAGGTTGGCAAATATGGCATAATGGAACCTGAGACATCTAGCGAAAATATGAATCACCTTCTCGATATCGTCATAACGCCAGGTGTCGTGTTTGACGTAACGGGTAACAGGATTGGATATGGAAAGGGCTATTATGACAAGTTTTTTAATTCAATTGGTTTTCAAAACATGACTTTAGTGGGCCTTGGATATGATTTCCAATTAATTTTGGAAAAAATTATTTGTAATGATCAAGATGTTAAAATGAATACACTTATTTCAGAGAAAAGAATGATAAATGTGAATTAA